Part of the Drosophila santomea strain STO CAGO 1482 chromosome 2L, Prin_Dsan_1.1, whole genome shotgun sequence genome is shown below.
ACGTACATTCATGTGTGGTTCATAATCTGGTGTAGTAAAGCACAAAATAATCAGAGCGCAAGAGCGGGCATAGGCGGGGGTGGGTGTGGCATGTGGGGTGCCTTGGTTGTAGATAAAGAAGCAAAAAAGCGCACAACAAAAACGGGTTTTTTTACTCTTAACCTCGCTACGTGTGCATTAGTAAAAAGAAGTATGTAAGTCATCGGCCGCAGTACGTGTGTGctactatatatacatataaatgtacctacatataaatatatatataaaaatcgtTGAATTATCACCAGCAATGGCCGTAACTAGGGCCAAAAAGCACCTCAGCCAGCGGTTGCTAGCCAGCCCCAAGAAGTGTAAACAATGTTGACTATAACGCCCCCACTTCCCGCCCCTGCGCACTGCGATTTTATGGTTGTGTCAGGGTATGGAATAAAACGTGTTTTCGATCCAATCCCACACTCGcgaatcaaaacaaataataccCGTGGAATGTGCCGCCGAAGTGAATCACGGACTTTCCAACCTTTAAACATTAATATGAGTGCTGAAGTTCAGAGTcagcaaacgaaaaataataCTCGGATTCATTGATATTAAAGTTCCGAGTCAGCTGAAAAAACTCAATTCCATGGGTGTAGTACAGTGATatatctatgtacatatacatacagaCGTGTTCTTTTTCAATTACCAACGGTAGTGTCAGAAATCGCCATtagaaatataaaacaaattttcccAGCGAAATCTTATCAGCTACAAATGATTTAGTGTGTGGAAATTCCATGTTAAAGTTGAAATCACTAAGGAAATTGAGGCTTCAGTACTGACCTAAGTATACCAACAACGCCGTTTTCCTAACAGGGTCATGCTAGACTTAACATTTTAACGGTTTTCTGCCAACGGTTGAAAATGTGCCAAAGAACGATATTAGTGACTAAGCGTTGTTAATCAGTGTTCtatacatacaatatatagcacaaaaaaaagtacTGTCTGAATATAGATTTTGTGAATTGATAACTCAAACTTCATGCTCTGCTAGCACCTGACGTAATTCCCGTATTGAGAGGAacattgtatttattaaagtCAGCCCTTCGGACCGGTTTACTTAAAACAACCCCCtaaaaaacacaattaatACATATATGAACATTTAGGCAATTATTTCGttaatttacatatgtacagtCTTGCAACGGTAACGTGAATGTACTTTTGCTTTAGtagacatacatatgtatgtcgTTAATTAAGCAGTGTACAGTAACTAGTTTACAGAATAAAATCATAGTCTAAGAATGCATTTcacaaaatgttaattttgtGATTCATTTCAAATTGTAGATGCTACAGttacttatgtacatatgtatgtacatgcatatacTTGTGGTATTCCCTTGAGTACATATGCACATAAATAAGCATGTACATATCAAGTTTGCGGTTTGACCAGTGCCAAGTAAAAACTTTATTACAATTAGGCACAGAATGTGTATAATTACGCCGCAGTTCAACTTTGTGATCGCCACTTATGCGTCGCCACTCTCGCCTCTCTCTTGCGAACTCTCTTACCTCTCTCTCTCAGGAAATCGAAATCGGGTGTCTAGCCTGCTGGGCCCCAAAAGTGTGCGTGTGCGATAAGAGTGGTGTACAGTGTAAAGTGTACAGTGTTCCCTCGGCCAGCGATAACGATAAGCCCGCATTTCTCACACTCTTAGTCACTCTCACTCACTTACGCTCTGCTTTCTCTCCGTAGACGCCAATAACGGGAACGCAGTCGATGCGCGGCTTCCACACTCAGTGCGCCGCAAGAGATCGGTCGAGGAAGACGCCCTCCATAGACATAAGTAACATCGCCTTCAAGATCCGAGCCCAAGACGCAGCTCCACCAAGATGACATCACGGACACGGCTCTGTGCCCGAGTGGGCATCGTACTCCTTGGAATCTGTTGCATCGCCAGCGGGATTTACCTCTTCCGCAACTGGATCGATATGTTTACACGCATGCGCGGCCAGGTTAGTAATCCAAATCCAATGTTTATTAGCAGTCAATATCTGCAATCGGTTCGATACTATCTTATCGATGTTTCGATTGCCAGCGATTCTGAGACCTTTGGGTTCAATTTTCGCAAGCCGGCAAATTGGCAAATTGCCAATGTGTGTGCATAGGTCAACTGGGAGACTCATTTGCATACCACTTCGATGGGGGGAGGTGACCATTTTGTCCATTAATTTGAAGCAAACGAAGGAAAAGACACTGAAAATTGAGTGTATGCTCGATTGTTCGATTTATTCAAAATCACCCCCAGCCAACAGATGATAAGATACGTTGTGTGCCGTTAGGGTAGCTAAAACACTTTTGAAGATCCTAAACTCTCGCAGGTGCTTTTAATTAGCATGTTATTGCTATTGTGGGATTTATTTTGTAGATGTGAGTGCTTAGTTACGGCAGTTAAACTCTCATTGAAAAGCGTTTTCCTTAATCGTTATGATCGTTAAATGGCAATAAACCAAATGCGAGGAACCTTTTAAAGTGAGCGTTTAATCTTGCACAAACTTTTTAGAATTATACTCCTCGTGTCAAGTTCTATATTAACGCGAATTTTGGTTCCTTTTAATCATCAATCAAAttgataatattttttggttaGCCAGGTGTTATTTGACTCACCAAAATGTTGATCAAGATTCCAGTTGGTAGGGCCTACTATTAACAGTTAGTGATTAATTGACTTTATCAAATAGAAAAGAACACACCTGTCACTGCGAATCAATGCGGAGTCAATAATCCAAAATTGAAGTTTTTCCCCTTATGTTTTTGGTGTCTGAGTCGGCGGAAATACCTTCTGAAATTTTGGAGCTGCGGCCGCTAAATTGCTAGAATTGCAATGGGTATTGCTATCTTATCTTGGACAGAACCTGAAAAATAACCCATTTTGCGATAGCCCATGTTCGATTAGACAACGCTCTTCAGTTCCATACTTAAATGAATATATGGCAAAAGCGCTCATAAACGGCCATAACCATCCAAACCGGCATGTAACTGCACTTTTGCAGGTGCGATGACCCTGACCGCACACCTGTGCTCCACTTCGATACGAAACGGAGCAGACAAGTGTAATCCATTAGGATTTTACAGGGCTTGTGGCGAAACTGCTTAGAACCTAATTcgatatttttctttttttttttatattttttatcagTTTAGTCATTTCCTGTAGCTCAGTCGCAGTTTCAATTATAAAGATTataaggcaaacaaaatggtGGCCAGTAGTCGGCGATCTAGACGATCGTTAGGTTTGTCGTTCTGGCTTACAATGATTGATGGCTGATAAGAGCAATCCACCAAACCCATGTAATCGCACCATAGCACCTGCCATTTTCCCGAGTTGGAGCTCTACAATGTAGCATGAAAGTGCATTTTAAGCGTTACAATTAATATTAGTTTTATGCAAAAAAAGTCCCATGTACAAAGACACTTTCAATAATATGCACAATAATACACATGTATTTGCGAGTCAATTATGGAGCCTCCAATGGCCAATGGGAACCAATTGCACAGATCATTCGTGAACTTTGATCGGTTCGCCCATATGCACATTGTTCTGTTCGCCTATTCAATGCGCAATTTTTCATCAACGAATTCGATGTTTAATTGCCGTGCCAATTTAGCAACCAGTTATCCTCAATTACAGCAAGCTTATTATGTAAATCGATTATCATTGTATATTGATCGTATATTTTTCAATTGTGTCCAGTCTATTttcaataaacattttcattattgtAGGAAATGGCCCTGAGCCCCAAATCACGATCATTCGAGGGCTGGAAGGTGTCCCCGCTGCCGTTAGACTTTGATATCTACCTATTTAACTGGACGAATCCAGAGGACTTCTACGTGGGATCTGGCAAGAAGCCACACTTTGAGCAATTGGGACCCTACCGGTTTCGAGAGAATCCCGACAAGGTGGACATCGAATGGCACAATCATAACGCCTCCGTATCATTCCACAAAAAGTCCTGGTTCTACTTTGATGCTGCCGGCAGCAACGGAAGTTTATCGGATAAATTCACCACAGTCAATAGCGTATCGCACGTAAGtttccaaaaatgaaacagaAATATTGCTAGAACCCTCAATCCCTTTACATTTGATCTCAATGAAAAcgaattttaaataatatttatacattatttatttgaaaacaGGCTGCTGCTAGACGTGCGGCGGACAGTTGGATTGGTAGAGGTCTCGTCAACTTGTCCAATAATATGTATAGCCAGAAAGTGACTATCACGAAAACCGTTGATGAAATGCTTTTTACGGGCTACGATCATCCATTCTTAGCCATCGGCAAGCTGATGAGACCTCAGGATGTTCCCTTCAAGCGTGTAGGCTTCCAATACCCACGGAATGGCAGTTCTGTCTTCGATGGTGACTTTAACATGTTTACAGGCGCCGATGATATTGCCAAAATGGGTCAGGTTCATACGTGGAATAATTTGACGCACACTGGAGCCTATGAAGGCACCTGCGGGCAGGTGCACGGTTCCATGGGCGAATTCTTTCCGCCCAATCTCAGCACCAAAGACACTGTCTTCATGTACATGCCGAAGATGTGCCGTGCTATACCACTGGACTACGTGGAAACTGTTACCGTGCACGGCGTGACCGCGTACAAGTTCAGTGGTACTCAGCACGCCGTGGACAACGGCACTTTGTATCCGGATAGCAGTTGCTATTGCGTCGCAGGAAAGTGTATGCCCAGCGGGGTGATCAATATTGGACCCTGCGCTTTCAACGCGTCGGTCTACATGTCCTTTCCGCACTTCTACATGGCGGATCCAAGCTATCGGGAGGCTATCGAGGGTATGCGACCAGAGCGCGAGAAGCACGAGTTCTTCATGACCCTGGAGCCCAATGCGGGCGTGCCAATGGACGTGGGTGGTGGCTTCCAGGCCAACTACTACATGGAGCCAGTTTCGGGCATTAGGTAAGTAACTCAACCATTACATATGCTCCTTACATAAACTAATATTGTTTTTTCCATTCAGCATCTATGAAAATGTACCAAGGGTCATGATTCCAATGATGTGGTGCGAGGAGCGAGTACGAGTGTCAGAGGAAATTGCCGCAGACATCGCGCTCGTTCCGCTTATTGTCCTGCTGGGACAGATCGTAACTGGCATCCTTTTGGCTGGTGGTCTTATATGCACCTGCTGGTACCCGACGCGACAAGTGACGCACTTCTGTCACAGCGATCCAAAGGCCAAGGGCAACGTCCTGCGACCCCTCAATGTCTTTGGTGTAAATTCGTCGTCACCCACAGCTCCGGTGGCTCAACTGTTCCGGCACAACGTTGGTTCATCGGGCAACGAGCGTGTTGGAGTTCGCCTGCTGGACTATAATCGCGCTTCCGGCGTAAGAGAAGAAAGTGGTATTTTGGAAAGCTCGACCAAGGAACGTCTGATCAGCCAGGACACGCCCGATGTTGTAGTTAGATAATACATGCGTTGGCATCAAGCCATTCTAACGGTGCCTCCAACGATCATCTGTCTAAGACTCATTTACGTTGCCGTAGCCTAGAATAGCATAGCGTGATGAAACCATTCTGCCTTAGCCAGGCCCAAAGAGGCTGGACCCACTTGCTCATCGAGGACATCGTTCGACTTCACGTCACATACCACATGCCACGCACGCCCAACCGCATTATGAGTTCCCTCAACTTATCTGCACGCTGTGCAGACAGCGAGAGAGATTTATaagattatttattttagtgcCAAAACACAGCAGAAAACGCAAGCAAAAAGTCATTAACTATTTTAGTAGGATAAACTGAACTGTATATAGAGCGACTCGAGTGACGCCCCATTACTCATTTTCCTTAATTCTTGAAGTTAAAACTGCGCATGCccaaagtatttatatttatataataacgCATATTTTTTGTAGAGCGATATTTAAGGTTTTAATCCTAATTGATCTGAAGTTATAAAGAAATCATATTGAACAGAACATAGATAGCTAAAATTGTTGCTCATTTAGGTAGGCCTACAcattagaaattaaaaattcttttaagTCTTGTACAAATAACGCTAGCACTGCAAAGATTACGCATATCCTATGTACATATGTCAATCAGTGTAAGATCTAAATACCTAGATTGTAAAGCACAGCTGTGAACCCCGgaaatatttccaaaaattCCTTAAGATAAATGAATAGAAGAAAATGATTCAAATCAAGTGATCAAAGAGGGACTCTCTGAAAATGACAGCAGTTATTAAAATTATGATGGAGATCCTGAAAAAAATTTCCAAACATATCATAATATAAATGGAATTTGAGAAAAAgataaaaaagaaatccaagtcgcttaatataaatatttgttattatgaTTCATTTTTtgatacatttaaaaatatttaaaaatattatgtttGCCTTGAAAACCATTTTTTCGAAATAAGTTTCTTTAAATCCACACTTGAATAACTAAATGTTAAAACACAATgatcttttttaaataagaaCGCGTCACACCCAAGGCGATTTCCAAATATTCCACCTAACCGATAATAAAACTGTCAAAATATTAAAGTACAACTTgttttattaagtttattgGAAATCGTATTAAAATTGCTCCGATGATCGATGATACCTACAATTAATAACCTAGCAAACACCATTATAACCGCTGCAGCCAACTAGACAGAGCCCAAAAGCAAAGACTCACGAAACTGAACCCAAACAGGGACTTGAAGGTGCCGGCTCCGTTGCCGGAATTGCCCAGGTTCAATTGTGAGGCCAACTCCTCCGGCACGTCCAGGTAGACCCGATCCAAGCCGAAGCTGAAGATCAGCTTGCGCAACTTGTCCACATCCACATAGTCACCGTCGGACGACCAGACGGTCAGGGTGCTCTCGTTTGTCTCGTTAACCGCGGCCACCAGGCGATGCAGTTGCTCCTCGCTGTTGGCGGCGATGCCGGCACGCACGGGAAAGGTGATGGCCTGGCCGGTGGAGAGGATATTGTTGGCGTTCAGCGTTTCCAGCATGGCATCACACTGCGACTGCGTGTACTCGCCATCCCGAAAGTCGGCTCCCCAGTTGGTTGTCCAGCCGATGGAGAGCACTGCCTGCTTGTAGCGCATACAGCCGGCAAAGAATCGGTCCGCATCCACTGGCACTGTTCTATTCTGATCTACGGGACCACTTAGAATGTCGGCGTTTATCCAAACGGGAGAGGAGGTCATCTACAACACACAGGTATTATTAGTTCACTACCTTGTAGCCGATGTGTCCAAACTTACGTTCGGTATATTCTCGTCCAGAATGTCCAGCGAACCCTCGAATACCTCGATTGACTTGAAGTCCAGCTTAACGCCCTTTGCCTGGTCCTCATGCTCGCGGTTGAATGCGATGATCTGGTGGAGGAATCCGGCCAGCGTAAGATCAGAGATGTTCGCTGGAGGATGGGCCATTACGGGCATGTCCTCGCCTTCGCCATTCAGCTTGCCCAGCACAATGTCCGCCTCGATGAAGTCAATGTCAGCTTTTGGGAGTGGGAATGATACCATTGATAAGACATTCTCATACTCGGCCAACGATCAATGATCTTACCGTTTCCTATGACCTCGTCCAGAAATTGCTGACTGTTGACGGCATGGGCCCAGGTAATGCCAGTGAGATTTGTGCCCCATTGCCTCATCGTATCCGACTGTTTCAGGACTATATATTCGATCTGGGTATAGGCCGGTGTTCTCTGCTCGGCCACTTGGTACTGATAGTGGCTGGCGTTCAGAGCAGACCCATTGATTTTGGCCACGAGCGCTGCGAGTGGACGGAGTAATACGGCATTAAGATTCCATAATTGAACAATGGGACGCACAGAGGGCATAATATGGCATATAGATAAGCCCATTTGCCTTCCTTACCCTACAACCATCACACACAACACCACACCAAACCTACCAGCAGTGAGAATTGATACGCAAACACAGGCGAAGCAGCGGTCCAATGTGAATTTGTTTACTTCGCAATGGGCATGTGTGCGTGAATGGACTTTAATAAACTCCTTttgttgtaattttttttttgtgaaatgCGCTCCGTTCTACTCTTCTTCCACTTTCACCGAATGCTGCAATGCAACTGCACAACAATAATTTGCTTCAATCTGTCAGCGGTGCAACGGCGCAGACGCAGAGAGCAGACAGAAGCGAGAATGGCGAGCAATATGCTTACTTGAAGTAGCCGACGTTCAGATACCCTCATTCACAGCGTTTATATCACAACTAAGTGTGAAAAAAAAGTATGAACACAATTATGCTGATTTGATGTGCGTTGTTTGTTggttgttttatttaattgtaacTAGTCTCAGGACTTGACTTACTCTTGCCTCAATAGTCTAAAAACAAATCAGATTTTATACTTTTGGGATGTAATACTTGTAATATTtgtcaaatttaaataaactaatgAACTACAAGAGCCCGACTATCAGGTACCTTTTATCTTTGTAAACCTAATTTATACTGCAAAAAATCGTTCAaaatatagatagatatagaTTTCAACTGAATTGCATGTCAAATCTAAACTGTCCAGATCCTAAACTTTCCAACATCTGAGCGATCTAGCCCCGGAGTCATAGatataaaaagttaaaaactaaaaaaccgATTTCGAAAATGATAAATTCCAATTACCAAATAGTAGCGTTGTAAGTAGAATCGTGGTCTTAAAATCCATTTTGCTATAGGTATAAGTGCACTTGGCACCGCGGTTAGAAACGAACTAAATGGCAATTTTCTTAGTTTTGCTTATCGATGGCATTTGCTGATTTGATTAAACTTTGATTAAGAATTGTAAATTGGTGGCGACAATCAATCCTCGTATTCCGAAATCTAATCTTTTAAGTGGTAACGGTATCCGCTTAAATGGCGGGAAACTATTTGGACCattatttcgaatgctgtgataaaaatactgataattatttacgccaaaaaacagaaaaacgattttcgccaaaatttcaatatttacgattggtattttcggtataatttttggctattttttcgcattttttgtaaggggtaacatcatcaaaatttgcaaaaaatgttaaataaatataatttttttttttaaacacagttcgattggaaatttaattacgagctcaacgaggtatgacattccatatttcgatatatattttgaatgttctgatcaaaatactgataattataatcgcaaaaacatAGAAAATCCtaaatcatcatcaaaaattgcaaaaaatgtgaaaaaaattaaatttttttttgaaaacacagttcgattggaaatttaattacgagctcaacgaggtatgacattccatatttggagatatattttgaatgttctgatcaaaaacacagaaaatcaattttctgcaaaaatccaaaatcatcatcaaaatttgcaaaaaatggcaaaaaatatgatttattttggaaacacagtttgattgaaaatttaattatgaactcaacgaatgctgtgataaaaatactgataattatttacgcaaaaaaacagaaaaatttaataaatcagGTAACTTTGTACCATACTTGACTAtttatgtaattaatttaagcaTTTCTAAGTTCATAATAAATCGTAACTCAGCAACTTATTACCATCCTAAAATCGTTACCTGaagtaaaaaaataatacaaatgaCGCCAGGAAGTagtattgttttatttacaaccagtttttaatgtatttaagcAATTTATCGTTTAGTTTACATTTATACAATTATACATGATTTTTACATGACCTCTATTTGAAATAAACTTTTTCTTACTTTCTATTGCCTTCCTTTAGGCGGGCCAATAAATCGATTCGCTAGCTTaagtttagttttaattttatttacaaataataGCTAAGCCATACTACACACAGATTTGCTAAGCACCCAAATACATGAGTATTTGTATACAGAGGTTAATTAGTAACTAGATAAGCACACAACCTAAGTGTCCGTCTCCAGACTGACATCCATTAGCTCCTTGGTGATCTCACTTTTGCTCTTGAGAGGACCAGGATTGCTCAGCGTGTTGGTATCCTGGCTGAGAGCAGGTGGTGGCAGCTTAAAACCACTTGGACCACCCAATTGGAGGGATCCTCCTGTGAAGACAGGAGACGCTGTTGTGGTGGATGTGGTGCTCGAACTGGTGGCCATTTTGTagagcaactgcagctgctTCATGGCACTGGAGGGATCTGCGGCCTGTGCATTCTGATAATTGACAGCCGAATTTTCTTTCACCGGTCCATTGGGCTGATCCTTCGATTTGGGCTTCTGCGGCTTCATGCCATTCGACCAGGTCTCCAGCCAGCTGGCCCCGTTCCTCTCCGTGGAGGTCATCAGTCGCTGCGCCTCCTCCATCACCTGCTGGCGGTAAAGTTGACGGGCAAGAGCCTTCTGATCGCTCTGGCTCACCTGGCGCTTGCTGAACGATTGATCATCCTGGCTGGGCTCACCGATGGGACGGGTCTCCTTCTGGGGACCCAGTTCCACCATCACCTGAAAGTCCGCATGCTCGCCCAGGCGAAAGCCAAAGCCCAGACGGGAATCAGTTCCTGTTTTGATGAGAAATCGCATTGATTAAATGGTTCGAGGTAAATATCCATCACCTTACCTTTTTTTATCGGTGGTATATTGGAGTAAACTATGGATAAGATGGAGGGCAGTTCCCGGGGCACAATGAAAGCTGATGCATTTTGTGCTGTAAgtatacaatatttaattgacACGGTGAGCCCAATGATTGTATCTGCCTTCTGCCGGCCAAGCCCCAGCACTTATGTAAATTTTGGGCCAGTTCGTTTCTGGGCGGATTATGTAACTGTTTTATGGTCTTGGGTTTTCGAATTCACAGATGACTAACAGTGCGTATGGTTAATGTCTTACGGCTTTAAGGTCCACAACAACCTTCAACGCTTAAAATACAcgtaagtaagtaagtaataCAACAATATGTAGATAGTAACACAGGttcaaaaaaacttttagtcGTAACTTTTACATATCAGCTATCCAGGAAAAAATGTcgattaaaacatttttcttgtACAAACTGGATTAATTGTAATCAGCTgatgcatttcaattttaaggAAATTATTCTTATAATAAATGAATTGATAGTAATGTAAAAGTGACTAACAAATCTTTTTAAGCCAGAGCTGCGTCTTAGAGTGTTAATGTACATCATCCACATAAATTTTGTTATtctattataattttttttcacGTACCCAACTAGTTTCGcactttaataaaaaaatacttaattATTTCACACCTTGTACTTTGATCGCAAAGCGTATAATACAAGAACCATTAGGTAACTCTaataaaacccaaaaatataaaaacgaaTCACATTGCGAGACAGACAATGAGACCCATAGACGATCCACAGGTTAAACAACATCTGCGGCGATTCGACGACCTTGACACAAAGACCGGCAACAAGTTGGAGCTCATATGCGAGCTCAGGGTGCCAAAGTCTGCCTTGGAGTCACCCGAAGATCTCGATAGACTGTCGCCAGATCGGTGGAAGTAGTTGAACCGGTTACAAATACACCAATCTGGGCT
Proteins encoded:
- the LOC120444765 gene encoding protein peste; the encoded protein is MTSRTRLCARVGIVLLGICCIASGIYLFRNWIDMFTRMRGQEMALSPKSRSFEGWKVSPLPLDFDIYLFNWTNPEDFYVGSGKKPHFEQLGPYRFRENPDKVDIEWHNHNASVSFHKKSWFYFDAAGSNGSLSDKFTTVNSVSHAAARRAADSWIGRGLVNLSNNMYSQKVTITKTVDEMLFTGYDHPFLAIGKLMRPQDVPFKRVGFQYPRNGSSVFDGDFNMFTGADDIAKMGQVHTWNNLTHTGAYEGTCGQVHGSMGEFFPPNLSTKDTVFMYMPKMCRAIPLDYVETVTVHGVTAYKFSGTQHAVDNGTLYPDSSCYCVAGKCMPSGVINIGPCAFNASVYMSFPHFYMADPSYREAIEGMRPEREKHEFFMTLEPNAGVPMDVGGGFQANYYMEPVSGISIYENVPRVMIPMMWCEERVRVSEEIAADIALVPLIVLLGQIVTGILLAGGLICTCWYPTRQVTHFCHSDPKAKGNVLRPLNVFGVNSSSPTAPVAQLFRHNVGSSGNERVGVRLLDYNRASGVREESGILESSTKERLISQDTPDVVVR
- the LOC120444781 gene encoding protein FAM151B isoform X1, with protein sequence MDFKTTILLTTLLFALVAKINGSALNASHYQYQVAEQRTPAYTQIEYIVLKQSDTMRQWGTNLTGITWAHAVNSQQFLDEVIGNADIDFIEADIVLGKLNGEGEDMPVMAHPPANISDLTLAGFLHQIIAFNREHEDQAKGVKLDFKSIEVFEGSLDILDENIPNMTSSPVWINADILSGPVDQNRTVPVDADRFFAGCMRYKQAVLSIGWTTNWGADFRDGEYTQSQCDAMLETLNANNILSTGQAITFPVRAGIAANSEEQLHRLVAAVNETNESTLTVWSSDGDYVDVDKLRKLIFSFGLDRVYLDVPEELASQLNLGNSGNGAGTFKSLFGFSFVSLCFWALSSWLQRL
- the LOC120444781 gene encoding protein FAM151B isoform X2; the encoded protein is MRQWGTNLTGITWAHAVNSQQFLDEVIGNADIDFIEADIVLGKLNGEGEDMPVMAHPPANISDLTLAGFLHQIIAFNREHEDQAKGVKLDFKSIEVFEGSLDILDENIPNMTSSPVWINADILSGPVDQNRTVPVDADRFFAGCMRYKQAVLSIGWTTNWGADFRDGEYTQSQCDAMLETLNANNILSTGQAITFPVRAGIAANSEEQLHRLVAAVNETNESTLTVWSSDGDYVDVDKLRKLIFSFGLDRVYLDVPEELASQLNLGNSGNGAGTFKSLFGFSFVSLCFWALSSWLQRL
- the LOC120453951 gene encoding uncharacterized protein LOC120453951, whose translation is MMSWPKQWGFASLWLPVLLSLLHTQNASAFIVPRELPSILSIVYSNIPPIKKGTDSRLGFGFRLGEHADFQVMVELGPQKETRPIGEPSQDDQSFSKRQVSQSDQKALARQLYRQQVMEEAQRLMTSTERNGASWLETWSNGMKPQKPKSKDQPNGPVKENSAVNYQNAQAADPSSAMKQLQLLYKMATSSSTTSTTTASPVFTGGSLQLGGPSGFKLPPPALSQDTNTLSNPGPLKSKSEITKELMDVSLETDT